The genomic segment AACGCGGCATTTTAGGGCGGGTTGCAAAGCCGGCGCCCTGCGGCCCCGGCACTGGCGCTGCGGCGATGCGCTGGCGATGCCCTAGTATTGCAGGCCATGCAAGGGCTGCATCTTACTGCCGATCTCCATGGCTGCCGCTGCGCGCAGGCGTGGCTGCCCGACGCCCCCCTGCCCGGCGGGGCCTGCATGGATGCCGCGCGCGCCGCCGGATTGCAGCCGGTGGGCCAGTCGTTCCATGGGTTTGCGGCCACGGCGCAGGGCCTGGGGGGGTGACCGCGACGGTGCTGCTAGTGTCGCGTCACCGATCATCTGTCGGTCTGCGCTGGCCATCGAAGCGCATCGCGGCGTTGCATCGCTTGCCAATACGCTCGGTATTGGCCGCGCGATGCGCCTTGCGCTGCGCTCCGATGGCTGCGCGCAGCCTACGACATCTGATCGGTGACGCGACACTAGCACAGTCGCACCTGTGCGCGCACACCTGGCCCGAGCAGCGCGCCGTCACGCTCGACGTGCATGTGTGCAACTTCGGCGCCGATCATTCGGGCAAGGCGCAGCCGCTGCGGGAGGCTTTGCCGGCCCTGTTCGGGCCGAGCACGGTGTTGCGCCATGCGCTGCAGCGGGGCGCCCTGCCATGAGCGTCGCCCGGCCGCCCGAAGACGCTCATACCGCAGCCGAAGGCGAAGGTACTTCATCTATCGTCGCCCGGCCGCCCGAAGGCGCTCGTACCGCAGGCGAAGGCCCTCCAGTGAACCCGGGCGCGCCGGCGCTGCAAGTGCCTGCGATGCTGCTGGCCGCAGGCCGGGGCGAGCGCATGCGCCCGCTGACCGACACCACTCCCAAGCCGCTGCTGACGGTGCAGGGCCAGCCCTTGCTGCATTGGCAGCTACAGGCATTGCAAGCGGCGGGGGTCGGGCAGGTGGTGATCAACACCGCTTGGCTGGGCGCGCAGATCAGCGCCCATTTCTCGAATGTCTTTACCCACCGGGGCTTGACCCATCCGCACCGGCCGCTATTGATTTCATACTCGCACGAGGCTGTGGATTTTGGCGCTGCGCTGGGGACTGCCGGCGGCATT from the Verminephrobacter eiseniae EF01-2 genome contains:
- a CDS encoding S-adenosylmethionine decarboxylase; the protein is MSRHRSSVGLRWPSKRIAALHRLPIRSVLAARCALRCAPMAARSLRHLIGDATLAQSHLCAHTWPEQRAVTLDVHVCNFGADHSGKAQPLREALPALFGPSTVLRHALQRGALP